CTTCGCGATACGCAGCAGCAGGTCGTCCTGTGCCTTGGACAGGATTCGCTCGTCCGTCGAGACCGCGATCGGCTCGCCGGTCTCACGGACCTGGGCGGGGATCGTGTCGGAGGTCGGCGTACCAGGGCCCTTGATCTTGCCGCCGGGAGACTTGTCACCGCCTGCGCGCAGGTGGTGGCGGTGCGCCAGACCGGATCTGCGAATTTGCTCAGACACACCAGGCTTTCCGGAAACAGCACCGCGAATCATGCTACCCGGCTCGGGCTTACCACCGTCCGCGAAGGCTTGAACAGGCGTGCTGATCGCGGCCTGGTAGATGCCCTGCTTGCGACGGGATGCTCCTGCCCCTTGGTCGAGAAGATCATCCTGGCGCCAGCGTGCAGACCGCTCCGCATTGAGCTGGTCAGTCTCACTCAGGATCGGAGTCATGGGCGAGACCCTTTGAGTCGGTCCGGGTGCCGACATGGCGGCCTGGTAGATGCCCTGCTTCCGGCCCGACGCGCCCTGTGCTTGATCGATCAGGTCGTCCTGGCGCCAGCGCGCGGTCCGCTCTGCGTTAATGCCAGCGGTGTCTGACTGCAGAACACCAGCTTGGCCGGTATTCTCCTGTGCTTTGGTCCGCGCAGCGTAGTCGGCGAGCATGCCGGCCTCACCGGCAGTCGGTGTGTAGGTGTTCTGGCCGGGGATCGTCCTCGGCGTTTTTGAGTCAATAAGATCTTCAGGCATGGTGCTACCTCACAGTACAAAGATTCGCTGCCGTGGTGGAAATGGGCAAGCTGGTGATTTCGTTCATGGTGCTACCTCACAGTACAAAAAGTGCTTCATCGATGATTCGTTGCGCATCGGGTGGCAAAAGGTTCTTCTCCGGAACCCATTGCCAGGGGAGATTTGCCCAATAGCGATGTGATTTTTCAAGTTCTGACACGGCATATCCGGCATCACGCAAAACCTTGATCTCCGCGGCGCGGATCTCATAGAAATCAGAGTGGAAACCTTGCTTAACTTCATGAACCAGCAAGTTGTGAAGGTTCTCGCCCACCTCAGGAGTTCCTCGGTACTCGGCTGGGACAAAAGGCATTGCCGCTTTATTTCTCTTACGTTCGATCTTGCCCAGCATGTGCGCGATCTTCTCAAGTGGCGGCAGTGCAGCGACACGCGCGGTCTCTTCTACGATCCCCCGGACCAGTTCGCCAAAGTCGACCGCCGGTCGCTCGGCCTGTGCCGGGGCCGGTGGTGGCATGCGCGACAGCAACTTGTCGAGGCGAACTGACAACGCGCTCATTTCATCCGATCCTCGAGTTCGTCCATGCGCTTGGCCAGATCCTCGACCTCTGTCACGCGAGCCAGCCCGCTGAGGACGCCCATCAAGTCGGCGGCGACACTGCTCGGAATCTCGCCAGCCAGGGTGGCGGCAGTGATCTCCTCAGCACGCTCGACCAAGCTGGTCGCCGTTGCCTGGATCGACTGGGCCTGTGACTCCGGCCGCAGAGGCGGGAGAGCCCGGCTAAGCAGCAGTGATGCCGCCGAAACATCACCAGCCTTGGCCTGGCGGACCAGCGCCTTAATTATGTCCTCGACATGATCCTCGATAGCGGCACGGTACTTCTGCGCTTTGGTCGGAATGCCTTTTGGGCGACCGGCCGGGTTGCCAGATTGACCAGGTTGAAAACGAACGGAGGTCATCTGATATCACCCTGATGTAAACAGGACTTAGCTTGCTCTAGCCGGAGGTCGTCGAGCGTGCCGCGGTAATTTTCCCGGGCAGAATCGACTGCCTGCGCGGCATACCCACAATCAGCGATCAGGACCGCCAACCGCTTCTGGCTTTCAGCGATCTGCTCGCGCAGTGCAACCGCTTGGGCCGCCCGTGACGTGAGCCGCTCCTCTGCCTCGGCGAGTCGCTGTTTCGCGTCCACGACGTCCTGGTGGTCGAGAAGCTGCTCATCCTCAATAGCCAGGTAGGCAGCACGAACACCAGGCTCCAACTCGACGATATCTTCTTCAGTCATGGCGAGCTTGTCCTTGAAAATCGCGTTGGTCATGCGGCCAGGAACAAAGCGCGCGAATCGCTGATCGACCGGGTAGAACGGCGGCTCCAACCAGGCCGGCAACCTGGCGCGGACTGGCGTATCTGGGGGCAGGCTCACCCTGTATTCGAAGCGGCGCCTGGTCCTTGACCGCCCTGCCCGGAACTCGACGGTCCGCTGCTCGATCCGCCCCGTCGCTGCCAGACGCTGCGCGAATTTCGCGGCCTGTTTCTCCGGAATTCCACGGCACTGCGCAGCTTCCACAGCAGTGACCCAGAGGCTTGGCAGTTCTTCCAACAGCGCGACAATCTTGGCGCTGGCTGCTGCAATAGCGATCTCCCGGGCGGATGCCATGAGGGCTATCGCTTCCCATCGATGAACGCCTCCAGATGATCCCTGCGGATTCGAAGCGAGCTGCCAATACGGCTGACAATGTCAGGAAATCCGTGACTGCCCCGCTTCAACCAACACCGCATCGTGTTTGGATTCAGCGCACCAGGGAATGCATCGGCGGCCTGCTTGAAGTTCAAGTAGTCGAGACGCGGCTCGGGGGTCATGTTGGTACTCCTCGGTGCAAGTGATGCACCAAGTCTGGAACAGCCCCTCCTGCTTGCGTGCCCTCTACGGCAACAAAATTTTCAAGCGTTAGAAGCACTTACGCTTTGGCCGGATAGAATTCATATCCATGACCAAGTCCGAACTCACCAGCCTGCTGGCAGCCCGCTTCCCTCAACTTGTCCGACCCGATGCTGACATGGCTGTCGGGGAGATTCTCGGAGCCATCAGCAACACGCTACGCACTGGCGGAAGAATCGAAATTCGTGGGTTCGGGGTGTTCTGTTTGAGCTATCGACCACCCCGTACCGGAAGAAATCCGAAGACCGGCGAGAAGGTCGATGTGCCTGGCCGGTATGTGCCGCATTTCCGGGCGGGGAAGGAATTGCGGGAAGCTGTGGACGCTGGGTGACATTCCACTCCTCGTTGCAGTCGCTGAAAGCAATGCTGCCCTAGCTACGAAATGGCCAATGCCAGACGATGCAACTTACTCAAGTCAGCCTTTGCCGCCGTTGGAATAGCGCCAGAGCTAGGTCAGCAATGCGTTGGGTTGCTGACGATGCCAAGTCGTCAGCCAAGCTCAAGCCCCGCGGAGATGGCGTCGAGCAGGGTTGCGCGTACCGCTCGCCATTGATCGGCGATCACGTCATAGCCTGCGACTGGCAGGTGTTGATTAGCGCCGAATGACTGAAGAAGATCGAGCGCCCTACCACGCGCCTCGAAGCTGAACTTGCCAGCCGCTGCCAGATAACGGGCAAAGCTGCCGCTGATGCTCGGATTGACGTCATTCCCGATCCTTGCACTCAGCAAGCCTTCAAGCTTAGCGTCCCATTGGAGTCTTTCTTCGACCGCCAGATTGGTCACCAGTTGAGCATCGAATTTTGAGCGCCACCGCCGGGTGACCATGGCCTCAAGCAATTTACAAAAGGTGGCGCTGTCGGCACGGCAGGCCGCCACATGCACGGCCACGGTCCAATCGGCGAACTCGTGACCGAGCATGTCGAAATCGATGGGGAGCTGCAGTTCCTCTGCGTCAGGCGCAAAGATGGCAAGCGGGATCGCGGTCGTGGTGAATGGGGTTTTCTTAAACTGCGCAACAAGCCGTTGACGCACGCCTGCATCACCAGAAAAGTGTTCGCGCAGAATAAGCCCGACTTCAGCATTAAACATCGCGCGGCCGTTGTGGTGATCACGGTTGTCGAGCGTGTCGAAGCAACGTGCGAGGAGGAGTGTGCTGTGGGGACGCTCGGCCGCAAGCGCGCGCAGCGCTTGCGGCGTGCGCGGGATTTCGCCACGTTCGGCGAGCGCGAGGAAAGCCGCTCGGGCGTTGGGGGAGGCGCTCGGCGCCGCCGAGAGAATCTCGGCGAGCCGGTTGTTGTGGACAAGCGACGTGAAACGCATTGGCAAGCTGTCGCCGAAGGCTGCCTCAAAATCGGCGAAGCGCTCGCAAATCAGACGCTCGAGTGAGGGGATGCCTTCAGTGAGGCCACTGGTCTCAAGCGCCACCGGTTTGCCGCGGTCTTCGAGAGTCGCAAGCGCGTCGAGCGCGCCGATTGTCACCAGCCCGGCAAGAGCCGCGGCGCGGACAGATTCATATTCGGTGCCGACCGCGACCGCTTTGGCAAGGAGCAATTGCCGAGCTGCCTCTTGGGTTTCCGGCGGCAGGGCGCGGTAATGTGCGATGACCATGCGTACGCGGAGTTCGGGATCTGTCTCGAGCATGGCCTGAACCAACACAGCCTCAAGCGCTGTGCCGGTCGCGCCCGTCGCGGCGATCTCCACGACTTGGGCGCGCAGATCAACAGGCAAGGGCACCGCTGCATCGAACAGTGTAGGCGCGAGCTTGGGGTCGTCCGCGTAACCGGCGGCGATTGTCGCGAGCGGCCCATCTGCCTCGCGGATGCGCTTCAGCGCGAGCGTGCGGACATTGGCATGCGCGCCAAACGTGCGAAACAGTATATCGGAGGGGTCGTAGAGGCCGCACAGCTGCTCGGGAAAAGCGAGGATTGCCGCTACGGCTTCGTTGTCAGCAGCATCACAGTTGCACGCTTCCAATCCAATGGCCAGCAGGTCGCGTCGCACCTCCGCGCGCGCCCCCATCCGAATCAGCCGCTCGCGCGCCACAGCCTTGTCGGGCACGATCTCGGGAAGCAGGGCGGCTAAATCGTCTAGATCCTCGTCGGGGGCGTCGGCGAGCGCGATCAGTCGGTGGCAGAGACGCTCAAAATTCTCCCAGCTCAGAGCATCGAACGGCAGCAGCTGGACGCGCGTGGCGACAGGATGCACGGTGGGCACAGCGTCGGGCGGGCTCAGTACGACAAGCGGGGCAAGGGTGGACGGCGAAGCGGACATCGGCACATTCTGGCATCGCGACGCGGACCCCGCCAGAGTAAATTGCGCCGATGTATGGCTTTGGACTTCGCGAACAGTGGCCTGGATGACAGAAATGAGTCGGAAGTTAACGTCCCCAATGGCCGAGCAGTTCACATTCAGGACATACCCCTTCATCGCCGGGTGTAGGCGCGAGCCAGCCATTCATCAGGACTTCTAACCGAACTTCTAACCAGCCTCTTAACCTCTACAAGACATTGAAAAACAACAACTTTTATATATTTAGTTAGAAGTTAGAAGATAAATATAAAAGATACGTATAGAGATTAGGTATTGATGTCGATATATGCACACCTCCCATACTCCCCGATATATCTCTCCCTGGGATACCACCGGTAGGGGGGAAACCTCTAACCTCTAACCAAACTCTGAAGACCATTGTGTCACAACAGTCTTCGAGGTTAGAACCCTTGAAGGCGGACTACTAACCTCCGCCCCCAAGGCAATGCTCAATCGGAAAACTCACTCTCAAGCTGCGCAGCTTCACGGCCTGCTTCGAGCTCAACAGCCAACCTGCCGGGGTGGGCAGGCTTCTCGCCGCGGAAATACCACGTGTAGAGTTTCCCCCGAAACTTAACGGTAGTCGTCTTCATCCGACCGTCGGCGCCCTCCTCTTGATAGGTAGTGAACCCGAGGTTCTTCAGTGCCGCAGCGATCCTGTTTGTATTGAGATCCTTCCCATGCTTTTCCCGAAGTCCAACCCGAAGAGGCAGCACAGCAACCAGGTTCGGATAAATGCCGAGCCCACCGTCTGAAATTACGTCTTCGACCAAAACATCATCGTCTGACCGAGACAGATCAACGATCATGTCGCGCGACTCCGACTCCGGCGCGCGGCCATCGGCACGGAAGTCCTCAGAGATCGGATGGTCGAGCAGCCAACGGCGCAGGCCGCGCGCGTGGGTCTTGATCGCGAAGTCGAACAGATCGTCGAAGTAGGCTGCATCCGACATGCCGGTCACTGCCTTGATCTTGGCGAAGAGCTCGGCCTTGGTCGTGAAGGGGGATCGAAGGAAGAAGATCCGGCGGTCGTTATCAGTGAGCGGCACCGCGTCGTCGAAGTTCGAGAACAGGATGTAGTTGGTCATGTTCGGCCCGTTGTACGGGTCGATGCCTTTGGGATGGATGTCGATCACACTGTTCGAGATGAACGGCTTCAGCTTGTTGAAGATGTCGTAGCGATTGACCCCGTGCATCTTCACTTCCTCAATGCCGATCACACAGGATCCGGCAGACCAGCCAGAAAATGACGACCCTTCCAGCGTCGAGTTGTCCAGCACCTTCACGTTCTTACTGCCCATCACCATGCCGAGCAGGATCACGAAGGCCGACTTGCCGTCGCCCTCGACGCCCTTCAGGAGTGGCGCCCAGCGGATCTTCGTGCCGGGGTTCTGGACACAGAACGCCAGGTAATCGAGGAAGTGGGTCCGGTCAGACTTGTTCGGGATGAGCAGCTCCAAGTGACGCTGCACTATGGCGACGGCACGCTTGTCCTCGGGGGTCAGCTCCTTCCTGTCCTTCGGCAGGAGGTCCGGCCGGTAGGTGTTGAAGAAGAACGAGCCCTCGCGCGCGAACGAGCAGCCGTCGCTGTCCTTGTGCTTGATCGCCATGTAATAGGCTGGCGGGTTGTACTCAGCGACTGAGAAAAAGGGCATATCCCAGGTGTTGAGGCACATGTCGCTGGCCTTCGGGATCGGGCCATCTTCAACAGCGTAGGCACCCATATGGCGGTTGTACATGGCGTTGAAGCTGGTGATCGACACGGTCTCCTTCGTGACCCGGTGGGTGAAGCAATCAAGCGCATTGATCCAGACCCATTCCTGCGCCCACTCCGGCGCATCGCCTGCTACCACGCGCCGGCGTGCTGGTTCGACCAAGCGACGGATATTGGCGATCGGCACGCGCGTCCCGACGAATTCCTCCAGTTTCCGCTTGAACAGGTTCGTGACGGCTTCCCGGTCGCCGACGGACAGGTCTGCGTTCTGGATGACCACAGCGATCTGGTCCTCCAGCTCGTACTGGTCGGCAGCCTCTTC
The DNA window shown above is from Quatrionicoccus australiensis and carries:
- a CDS encoding DUF5681 domain-containing protein, with amino-acid sequence MTSVRFQPGQSGNPAGRPKGIPTKAQKYRAAIEDHVEDIIKALVRQAKAGDVSAASLLLSRALPPLRPESQAQSIQATATSLVERAEEITAATLAGEIPSSVAADLMGVLSGLARVTEVEDLAKRMDELEDRMK
- a CDS encoding helix-turn-helix domain-containing protein codes for the protein MTPEPRLDYLNFKQAADAFPGALNPNTMRCWLKRGSHGFPDIVSRIGSSLRIRRDHLEAFIDGKR
- a CDS encoding integration host factor subunit beta encodes the protein MTKSELTSLLAARFPQLVRPDADMAVGEILGAISNTLRTGGRIEIRGFGVFCLSYRPPRTGRNPKTGEKVDVPGRYVPHFRAGKELREAVDAG